One window from the genome of Rhodococcus sp. ABRD24 encodes:
- a CDS encoding amidase family protein gives MTTSSELDTLTAAETSRAVRAKHLSPVETTEAAIERIERRNPSLNAVTYKGYDEARARARQLEAQIVQGEDVGVLAGVPSLMKDLFGFKPGWPATLGGLSALRHNISDTWSMFPARVEAAGSIVVGQTNSPAFGFRGTTDNATVGPTRNPFDPTRNPGGSSGGSSAAVADGMVALAGATDGGGSIRIPAAWSGVVGFQPSAGRLPFVARPNAFGTSCFLYEGPITRTVEDSALAMTALHGFDPRDPIALDGTVDFMGALTRGVKGKRIGYTADYGIYPVDKQVRDVVDNAVRVFEELGAVVEPVDFGFTVSQRELSDMWSRVTALGVHETLASLAENGLDLRSETPRELPESMMRWVDLVPTLGPDDLIRDQRMRTSVYDRFADVFATYDYIVAPTLACMPVLNGHDGETQGPTEINGEQVDPLIGWCMTYFTNFTGNPSASVPAGLSNGLPVGMLVMGRRHDDAGVMAAIAAFEQARPWADHYRIPDTRPL, from the coding sequence ATGACGACATCTTCCGAACTCGATACCCTTACCGCGGCGGAGACCTCCCGAGCCGTTCGAGCCAAGCACCTCTCACCGGTGGAGACCACCGAGGCGGCGATCGAACGGATCGAACGACGCAACCCGAGTCTGAATGCCGTTACATACAAGGGGTATGACGAAGCCCGCGCCCGTGCGCGGCAGCTGGAAGCGCAGATTGTGCAGGGCGAAGACGTCGGGGTGCTGGCGGGCGTGCCCAGTCTCATGAAGGATCTGTTCGGCTTCAAGCCGGGCTGGCCCGCGACGCTCGGCGGGCTGTCGGCGTTGCGCCACAACATCTCCGACACCTGGAGCATGTTCCCGGCCCGCGTCGAGGCCGCCGGCAGTATCGTCGTCGGGCAGACCAACAGTCCCGCCTTCGGATTTCGCGGCACGACGGACAACGCAACCGTGGGGCCCACCCGGAATCCGTTCGATCCGACCCGGAATCCGGGCGGCTCGTCCGGCGGAAGTTCGGCGGCGGTGGCGGACGGAATGGTTGCGCTCGCAGGCGCCACCGACGGTGGCGGATCGATCCGCATCCCTGCCGCGTGGAGCGGTGTGGTCGGATTTCAGCCATCGGCGGGCCGCCTGCCTTTCGTCGCCCGGCCGAACGCCTTCGGGACCTCCTGCTTCCTCTATGAAGGGCCGATCACGCGCACCGTCGAAGACTCCGCGCTCGCGATGACGGCACTGCACGGTTTCGATCCGCGGGACCCGATCGCTCTCGACGGGACCGTCGACTTCATGGGCGCGCTCACGCGAGGAGTGAAGGGCAAGCGCATCGGATACACCGCCGACTACGGGATCTACCCGGTGGACAAGCAGGTGCGGGACGTCGTCGACAACGCGGTGCGGGTGTTCGAGGAGCTCGGTGCCGTCGTCGAACCCGTCGACTTCGGCTTCACCGTCTCGCAGCGTGAACTGAGCGACATGTGGTCGCGGGTGACAGCGCTCGGAGTTCACGAGACGCTGGCATCTCTCGCCGAGAACGGCCTCGACCTACGATCGGAAACTCCACGCGAACTGCCGGAGTCGATGATGCGCTGGGTCGATCTGGTTCCGACCCTCGGCCCGGACGATCTCATCCGGGATCAGCGGATGAGGACCAGCGTCTACGATCGTTTCGCGGATGTCTTCGCCACCTACGACTACATCGTTGCGCCGACGCTGGCGTGCATGCCCGTCCTGAACGGCCACGACGGAGAAACCCAGGGGCCGACGGAGATCAACGGTGAACAGGTGGACCCACTGATCGGCTGGTGCATGACCTATTTCACCAACTTCACGGGAAACCCCAGTGCATCTGTGCCGGCCGGACTCTCGAACGGCCTCCCGGTGGGCATGCTCGTGATGGGGCGTAGACACGACGACGCCGGCGTCATGGCAGCGATCGCTGCCTTCGAGCAGGCACGCCCGTGGGCCGACCACTACCGCATTCCTGACACCCGCCCACTGTGA
- a CDS encoding PLP-dependent aminotransferase family protein — translation MNNNNRASDVAAVLRSRAASMRVGEKLPPVRQLSREFQASAATVSQAIAQLQALGVVKAEPGRGTFIVGRDRGPEPDYSWQSQSLGHARVDARRTSRLGAYGTADDIQLSWGYLAPELQPLEDLRSLGARAARSPRAWMMAPPSGLPDLRRVFSEEFHTDPSDVLIVPGGQQALAYALRTLADPGSTVIAESPSYPGAMIAAQAAGLELVAVPADADGIRPDKLADALERTRATVVYLQPCYANPTGAVLSVSRREEVLRLAARHGAFIIEDDWARHLTIDGRAPAPLFTQDPDGHVVSIATLSKSAAPGLRVAAIAARGPAGERLRTARIADDMCVPPLVQEVALSLLTSSAWPRHLKRLRSHLTERRDAMLEEIAATLPNVRVPHTPQGSIHLWAKLPEGTDTAALTAAAQDAGVLIGDGGHFYFDEPPAAYIRLSYAAASVPQISEGIRRIARLMDRG, via the coding sequence ATGAACAACAATAACAGAGCGTCGGATGTTGCCGCGGTCCTGCGGAGTCGGGCGGCCTCCATGCGTGTCGGTGAGAAACTGCCCCCCGTTCGTCAGCTCTCACGTGAGTTCCAGGCCAGTGCTGCGACGGTTTCCCAGGCCATCGCGCAGCTTCAAGCGCTCGGGGTGGTCAAAGCGGAACCGGGCCGAGGCACGTTCATCGTCGGCCGAGACCGGGGTCCGGAACCCGACTATTCGTGGCAATCGCAATCTCTCGGCCACGCACGGGTCGATGCGCGCAGAACCTCCCGGTTGGGAGCCTACGGAACCGCCGACGACATCCAGCTGTCGTGGGGATATCTAGCCCCTGAGTTGCAGCCGCTCGAAGACCTTAGATCTTTGGGCGCTCGCGCCGCGCGAAGCCCGCGGGCGTGGATGATGGCGCCCCCGTCCGGCTTGCCGGATCTGCGCAGAGTCTTTTCCGAGGAGTTCCACACCGATCCGAGCGACGTGCTGATCGTGCCCGGGGGACAGCAGGCGCTCGCTTACGCACTGCGAACCCTTGCCGATCCCGGCTCGACGGTGATTGCCGAGAGCCCCAGCTATCCCGGTGCGATGATCGCCGCCCAAGCGGCCGGCCTCGAGCTGGTTGCTGTGCCCGCGGATGCTGACGGCATCCGGCCCGACAAACTCGCCGATGCTCTGGAACGCACACGCGCGACGGTGGTCTATCTCCAACCCTGCTATGCCAATCCGACCGGTGCCGTGTTGAGTGTCTCTCGCCGCGAAGAGGTGCTCCGGCTCGCCGCTCGTCACGGGGCATTCATTATCGAAGACGACTGGGCCCGGCATTTGACTATCGATGGCCGTGCGCCCGCGCCGCTGTTCACTCAAGATCCGGATGGGCATGTGGTCTCGATTGCTACCTTGAGCAAATCGGCTGCGCCGGGCTTGCGTGTCGCTGCGATTGCCGCGCGGGGACCAGCCGGCGAACGCCTACGGACAGCGCGCATCGCCGACGACATGTGTGTGCCTCCGTTGGTTCAGGAGGTCGCTCTGAGCCTGCTCACTTCCAGTGCCTGGCCGCGGCACCTCAAAAGGCTTCGATCGCACCTGACGGAGCGTCGTGACGCAATGCTGGAGGAGATCGCTGCCACACTCCCGAACGTGCGAGTTCCGCACACTCCCCAGGGCAGCATCCACCTCTGGGCCAAGCTGCCGGAAGGTACCGATACGGCGGCGTTGACGGCCGCGGCCCAGGATGCCGGCGTGCTGATCGGAGACGGCGGGCACTTCTACTTCGACGAGCCACCTGCGGCCTACATCCGCCTCTCGTATGCCGCCGCCTCAGTTCCGCAGATCAGCGAAGGCATCCGTCGAATCGCGCGGCTCATGGACCGAGGATGA
- a CDS encoding LuxR C-terminal-related transcriptional regulator: MSRSSMVDSARRISAIVADTAPMDQRAEAVLGELAKIVAYDAAQIAVWDPMTSTHHTVASRGYTEEMRAALNGPRYRTDRVWGVLEQRAEPVFWKDCPFDRRESAFYVQAVEAHGFREGATMLLRAIDGVYLGMLLLNLEVAAPPADEVREVLGIVGAGMSPLVDRLAPARQFVSMYSPQLPAAALDRVHGWVPLTPEDLPPPALLEAIAEVLSRTDRPTRFRWCDRDGDRRGRQSRAQPLTVELFPFSGSTCRAVVSWRQEPLPYGLTRRELDVLAVLVTGASNAAIAQALSTSVRTITTHVEHILAKLSVTTRTAAALLADREGLLSFDERYAI, encoded by the coding sequence ATGTCCAGGTCATCGATGGTGGACTCGGCGCGACGGATCTCGGCGATCGTTGCCGACACCGCACCGATGGATCAGCGTGCCGAAGCAGTGCTCGGTGAGCTGGCGAAGATCGTTGCCTACGATGCCGCGCAGATCGCGGTCTGGGACCCGATGACGTCGACGCATCACACTGTCGCCAGCCGCGGATACACCGAGGAGATGCGTGCCGCGCTGAACGGGCCCCGGTATCGCACCGACCGCGTCTGGGGTGTGCTGGAGCAGCGGGCGGAACCGGTCTTCTGGAAGGACTGCCCGTTCGATCGGCGCGAATCGGCGTTCTACGTCCAGGCAGTCGAGGCGCACGGATTCCGTGAGGGCGCCACGATGCTGCTGCGTGCCATCGACGGCGTGTACCTGGGAATGCTGTTGCTGAACCTCGAGGTGGCCGCGCCGCCCGCGGACGAGGTACGTGAAGTTCTGGGGATCGTGGGGGCCGGGATGTCTCCGCTCGTCGATCGCCTCGCTCCGGCACGGCAGTTCGTCTCGATGTACTCACCGCAGCTTCCCGCCGCCGCACTCGATCGGGTCCACGGGTGGGTGCCGCTGACCCCCGAAGATTTGCCTCCTCCGGCGTTGCTGGAGGCGATAGCCGAGGTTCTGTCGAGGACGGACCGCCCGACACGGTTCCGCTGGTGCGATCGTGACGGCGATCGCCGTGGCAGGCAATCGCGGGCGCAACCACTGACGGTCGAGTTGTTTCCCTTCAGCGGTTCGACATGTCGCGCAGTCGTGAGCTGGCGTCAGGAACCGCTTCCGTACGGTCTGACCCGGCGTGAGCTGGATGTTCTCGCCGTGTTGGTGACGGGGGCGTCGAACGCCGCCATCGCACAGGCGCTGTCGACGAGCGTTCGAACGATCACCACGCACGTCGAACACATTCTTGCCAAGCTCTCGGTCACCACTCGAACAGCTGCCGCCCTCCTCGCCGATCGTGAAGGGCTGCTCAGCTTCGACGAAAGATACGCAATCTGA
- a CDS encoding PLP-dependent aminotransferase family protein produces the protein MIIWHLLRTEGVPGPRYRSIAECFEALICAGHIRVGEKLPGERDIADALTVSRTTVVQAYRRLKEMGWAESTTGRGTFARRPVKERATRMMDWVETPESDPTAGSAVHSPVVDFVSPTPPAPIELHDAVTSSAAEVVRLADSAVHYLHGLPELRQWIAEWYTARGLPTRSNEVVVTSGAQQALALVCRLFMRPRGSVILESPTYLGALDQMRSRSAHIVSVRSGSAGFDPDHLTEAMRSHRPDLIYTMSTCHSVTGTAMTDEQRQHVVDLAAASSTVIVDDDVYAGLSRSGARQTPLAATNPDAPIITIGGVGKLLWDGLRVGWLRAPAPIAERLARLKGVEDLGTSLIAQIVSLELLHHHTEIAERRKLEAAESLQLTQSLLRAAVPDWTWHNPAEGWSLWIALPHGSATQFAIEARRNGVLIAAGSTFTADGSGDDHLRLVFYKSAADIEAGVRRLGESWMQFGAVSG, from the coding sequence ATGATCATCTGGCACTTGCTCCGAACCGAAGGCGTTCCTGGACCCCGGTATCGGAGCATCGCGGAGTGCTTCGAGGCATTGATCTGCGCCGGACACATCCGAGTCGGCGAGAAGCTCCCCGGCGAGAGGGACATAGCCGACGCCCTCACCGTGAGCAGAACGACGGTGGTGCAGGCCTACAGGAGACTCAAGGAGATGGGCTGGGCCGAGAGCACCACGGGGAGAGGGACCTTCGCCCGTCGCCCGGTGAAGGAGCGCGCGACCAGGATGATGGACTGGGTCGAAACCCCCGAGAGTGACCCAACCGCCGGGTCGGCCGTGCATTCGCCAGTTGTCGATTTCGTCAGTCCCACGCCACCTGCCCCGATCGAACTCCACGACGCCGTCACATCCAGCGCTGCCGAGGTTGTTCGGCTCGCCGACAGCGCCGTGCACTATCTGCACGGGCTGCCCGAGCTGCGGCAGTGGATCGCCGAGTGGTACACGGCCCGAGGACTGCCCACCCGATCGAACGAGGTGGTGGTGACGTCGGGCGCACAACAAGCGCTCGCACTGGTGTGCCGGCTCTTCATGCGTCCGCGCGGATCCGTTATCCTCGAAAGTCCCACGTACCTGGGGGCATTGGATCAGATGCGCTCGCGCTCTGCGCACATCGTCTCGGTCCGGTCCGGTTCCGCAGGGTTCGATCCCGACCACCTCACGGAAGCGATGAGGAGTCACCGACCGGATCTGATCTACACGATGTCGACCTGTCATTCCGTGACCGGAACCGCCATGACCGACGAGCAACGCCAGCACGTCGTCGACCTCGCAGCGGCATCCTCGACCGTGATCGTCGACGACGATGTCTACGCGGGTCTGTCGCGAAGCGGTGCCCGCCAGACGCCGCTGGCCGCCACGAATCCGGATGCACCGATCATCACGATCGGCGGAGTCGGAAAGCTCTTGTGGGACGGACTCCGAGTCGGATGGCTGCGCGCACCTGCCCCCATCGCCGAGCGTCTCGCTCGACTCAAGGGCGTCGAGGACTTGGGCACATCGCTGATCGCCCAGATCGTCTCGCTCGAACTCCTGCACCACCACACGGAGATCGCGGAGCGGCGCAAGCTCGAAGCAGCCGAAAGTCTGCAGCTCACGCAGTCGCTTCTCAGGGCCGCTGTACCCGACTGGACATGGCACAATCCGGCCGAGGGTTGGTCTCTGTGGATTGCACTACCCCACGGCTCTGCGACACAATTCGCTATCGAGGCCCGCAGGAACGGCGTACTGATCGCCGCCGGGTCCACCTTCACCGCGGACGGTAGCGGCGATGACCATCTCCGCCTGGTGTTCTACAAGTCCGCAGCCGATATCGAGGCGGGAGTGCGGCGACTCGGCGAATCGTGGATGCAGTTCGGTGCCGTGTCAGGGTGA
- a CDS encoding type 1 glutamine amidotransferase → MSKQNSAAGFNGKTGHQVLVIQHVECEPPAAFEDVLVERGIEIDRIELDRGDTLPDWRLYDAIIAMGGPMGAVDDEEFPWLVDERKFIEDAVRAGMPYWGVCLGAQLLAASFGAEIYTGEVPEVGMNEVALTAVAERDPVFSELPSSFPVFQWHSDSFVLPEGFSRLCESKLYENQVIARGAAYGVQFHVEVTESLAAEWGDIPEYKEALESIHGEGASRKILEELRLNIDGNMKIARKIFSSWLDNFVDR, encoded by the coding sequence ATGTCGAAACAGAACTCCGCTGCAGGTTTCAACGGGAAAACCGGTCACCAGGTTCTCGTTATTCAGCACGTCGAATGTGAGCCGCCGGCAGCCTTCGAAGATGTGCTCGTCGAACGCGGCATCGAAATCGATCGAATCGAGTTGGATCGGGGCGATACGTTGCCCGACTGGCGGTTGTACGACGCCATCATCGCGATGGGCGGACCGATGGGTGCGGTCGACGACGAAGAATTTCCCTGGCTCGTCGACGAGCGGAAATTCATCGAAGATGCCGTGCGGGCCGGTATGCCGTACTGGGGCGTCTGCCTGGGAGCGCAACTCCTGGCTGCCTCGTTCGGTGCCGAGATCTACACAGGTGAGGTGCCGGAGGTCGGCATGAACGAGGTTGCTCTGACCGCAGTGGCCGAGCGGGACCCGGTGTTTTCCGAGCTGCCATCCTCGTTTCCCGTGTTTCAGTGGCATTCGGACTCCTTCGTGCTTCCGGAGGGATTCTCTCGGCTGTGCGAATCGAAGCTGTACGAGAATCAGGTCATTGCCCGCGGCGCGGCCTATGGGGTCCAGTTCCATGTCGAAGTGACCGAGTCACTTGCGGCGGAGTGGGGCGATATCCCGGAATACAAGGAGGCTTTGGAGTCCATTCACGGTGAGGGCGCCTCGCGGAAGATCTTGGAAGAGTTGAGGCTGAACATCGACGGAAATATGAAAATTGCCAGGAAGATCTTCAGCTCATGGCTCGACAATTTCGTGGATCGGTAA
- a CDS encoding amidase — protein MTVPRVEPGFYSISELHNAYRTREFTPSEVVDDILRRARAFESLNTFITLDEDGCRAQAEVATRALERHGPTPEKPLLGIPVTVKDLIRTRGLRTTRGSLVTKDFVPYEDSPSVARLREAGAVIVGKTNTSEGGWKGDAANQLVGPSLNPWAHERSAGGSSGGAGVAAAMGFGPVAVGTDGAGSVRIPAAFCGVVGFKPTLGRIPYWPHSSDGLSHIGVLTRSVEDAARSVAVMSGPDPRDRLSGIGDRVELLTRSGAGTRSLRVGVTSSLGNVQPDASVESALYDAAALLREIGYDTVELDIDLPDPYRILDTIWAGHEAASHWENFDEIAHLLDPGYASLIRRGRKLGAGQLARAHDLRHDYTMAVRTATRDVDILLTPTTPITAFPSDQGESVVVDGKVSEGLSWTPYTYPFNLTGQPAVSMPAALDPRGLPIGIQFVGRFGDDHCVLGIAADYEANRAWKPVYPELVNHSTY, from the coding sequence ATGACCGTACCGCGAGTGGAGCCGGGGTTTTACTCGATCTCCGAGCTTCACAATGCCTACCGGACGAGAGAATTCACGCCATCCGAGGTGGTCGACGACATCCTCCGCCGTGCGCGGGCTTTCGAGTCGTTGAATACCTTCATCACCCTGGATGAAGACGGATGCAGAGCGCAGGCGGAAGTGGCGACACGAGCGCTCGAACGCCACGGGCCGACCCCCGAGAAGCCTCTGCTGGGCATCCCTGTCACCGTCAAGGACCTGATTCGCACCCGTGGTCTCCGCACGACGCGCGGATCGCTTGTCACGAAAGACTTTGTACCCTACGAGGATTCTCCGTCCGTAGCGCGACTACGGGAAGCCGGAGCTGTGATAGTGGGGAAGACCAACACCAGTGAAGGTGGTTGGAAGGGTGATGCTGCAAACCAACTTGTCGGACCGTCGCTCAACCCGTGGGCTCACGAGCGCTCCGCCGGCGGCTCGAGCGGCGGTGCGGGTGTCGCCGCAGCGATGGGTTTCGGGCCGGTCGCGGTCGGGACGGACGGCGCCGGTAGCGTGCGGATTCCCGCAGCCTTCTGCGGGGTCGTCGGCTTCAAACCGACACTAGGACGCATCCCGTACTGGCCTCATTCGTCCGACGGCCTGTCCCACATCGGGGTGCTCACCCGCAGCGTCGAGGACGCGGCTCGATCGGTGGCGGTCATGAGTGGCCCAGATCCTCGAGATCGTCTGAGCGGTATCGGTGATCGGGTCGAGCTTCTGACGCGCAGCGGTGCCGGCACGCGTTCGCTGCGAGTAGGTGTCACGAGTTCGCTCGGAAACGTACAACCAGATGCATCCGTGGAGAGCGCACTCTACGACGCAGCGGCACTGCTGCGCGAGATCGGCTACGACACTGTCGAACTCGATATCGACCTTCCGGACCCCTACCGGATTCTCGACACCATCTGGGCCGGTCACGAGGCCGCGAGTCACTGGGAGAACTTCGACGAGATCGCGCACCTACTCGACCCGGGGTACGCGAGCTTGATCCGGAGAGGTCGGAAGCTCGGTGCCGGTCAACTCGCGCGTGCGCACGATCTTCGCCACGACTACACGATGGCTGTGCGGACGGCGACACGTGACGTGGACATCCTCCTGACGCCGACGACACCGATCACCGCGTTCCCGTCCGATCAGGGCGAGTCCGTCGTCGTCGACGGGAAGGTCTCCGAGGGGCTTTCGTGGACGCCGTACACGTACCCCTTCAATCTGACGGGGCAGCCCGCGGTCAGCATGCCGGCCGCACTCGACCCTCGCGGACTTCCGATCGGAATCCAGTTCGTGGGGCGGTTCGGCGACGACCACTGCGTCCTCGGCATTGCCGCCGACTACGAGGCCAACCGGGCATGGAAGCCCGTCTATCCAGAGCTCGTCAATCACTCGACCTACTGA
- a CDS encoding AmiS/UreI family transporter: protein MSSLSLMFVGSVLLLNGLGLLGVVGPKATAPVNVFIGSALVITVLSAVLSSLKAEAGQLDVVLGVTGFLLFAFTYLYVAFNNFGSLPGDGLGWYCGWAALVSAFLAAVNFVRFSDVKFGFIWLSWVVLFSAFFFVLALGQEWLQRPTGWLAVLQAFTTTTIPGAMQLTGTWNELSTTVVVAVQVIVVAVFLALVARARTTHLEPETVGEKRDLELHR, encoded by the coding sequence ATGTCCAGCTTGTCTCTCATGTTCGTGGGGTCCGTCCTACTGTTGAACGGCCTCGGCCTGTTGGGTGTTGTCGGACCGAAGGCAACCGCTCCGGTCAACGTGTTCATCGGTTCAGCTCTGGTGATCACCGTGTTGTCTGCGGTGCTCTCGAGTCTGAAAGCGGAGGCCGGGCAGCTCGATGTCGTGCTGGGTGTCACGGGGTTCCTGCTCTTCGCCTTCACCTACCTTTACGTGGCATTCAACAACTTCGGAAGTCTGCCGGGAGATGGTCTCGGCTGGTACTGCGGGTGGGCCGCCTTGGTATCCGCGTTCCTGGCTGCCGTCAACTTCGTCCGATTCTCGGACGTCAAGTTCGGATTCATCTGGCTGTCGTGGGTGGTTCTGTTCTCGGCCTTCTTCTTCGTTCTCGCATTGGGACAGGAGTGGCTACAGCGCCCAACTGGCTGGCTGGCAGTGCTGCAGGCGTTCACGACAACGACGATCCCGGGTGCTATGCAGCTCACGGGGACCTGGAACGAACTGAGTACGACGGTGGTCGTCGCCGTTCAGGTCATCGTTGTCGCCGTCTTTCTGGCACTCGTGGCACGCGCAAGGACGACGCACCTGGAACCTGAAACAGTCGGCGAGAAAAGGGATCTCGAACTGCATCGGTGA